In the Arachis ipaensis cultivar K30076 chromosome B10, Araip1.1, whole genome shotgun sequence genome, one interval contains:
- the LOC107623396 gene encoding protein argonaute 16 isoform X2 — MEKMPGIAEADEPPTSPSLPDSPWPPTSPSLPDSPWPPASPSELNAVSDMETTQVPPTELSIISKKGFGTTGKRIQLLANHFKVDVTDPDAIFFQYSVAITTEDKRTVEGKGIGRKLIDRLCQTYSSELGDKRFAYDGERTLYTVGPLPFDKFEFKVLLEESFAKHPGADNPGANGSPHEETKRSKHSFQSKAFIVEISFAVKIPLRSIALPLEEVESDTNYQDALRVLDIALRQQAANRGCLLVRQSFFQDDARNFSEIGGNLMGIRGFHSSFRPTLGGLSLNMDVSTTVVLKAGPVIEFLLYNQNVKETRYIDWAKAKKVLKNLRVHAKHRNQEFKVSSLSEKPCIQQLFSMKLRNDDDKNQGETVNITVYEYFAKHHGLKLTSSAYLPCLDVGKPNRPIYLPLELCSLVSLQRYTKALSPIQKASLIEKSRQKPQDKIKTLTNAVGNNSYDHDPVLAACGIYVDKKLTEVEGRVLEPPKTLLQPSHIDYWAVVNFSARCDTSYLSRELIKCGMSKGINIERPYTLIEEEPLMKKSSAVARVEKMFERLTSKLTREPKLILCVLPEKKHCEIYGPWKKKCLSDFGVVTQCICPLKITDQYLTNVLLKINSKLGGVNSLLAIEHSGHLPLIKDTPTMILGMDVSHGPPGQSNLPSIAAVAGSRCWPLISRYRASARTQSSKEEMIDALCKPVDEENDNGIIRELLLDFYESSDKCKPSQIIVFRDGVSESQFNQVLNVELNQIKKAYELLEAVIIPKFTVIVAQKNHHTKLFLANGPENVPPGTVVDTKITHPRNYDFYMCAHQGIHGTSKPVHYHVLLDEIGFSVDGLQNLIHSLSYVNQRSTIATSIVAPICYAHHAAAQMGQMLNFDDLSEKSSDVTSEGNIPIPELPRLHRNVKSTMFFC; from the exons ATGGAGAAAATGCCAGGGATTGCAGAAGCTGATGAGCCACCAACTTCTCCTTCCCTACCAGATTCACCTTGGCCACCGACTTCGCCTTCACTACCAGATTCACCTTGGCCACCGGCTTCACCTTCAGAACTCAATGCAGTGTCTGATATGGAAACGACACAAGTGCCTCCTACAGAGCTTTCTATTATCAGTAAGAAGGGGTTTGGGACCACGGGAAAGAGGATACAATTGCTTGCCAATCACTTCAAAGTTGATGTTACTGATCCAGATGCAATATTTTTCCAATATAGT GTTGCTATTACTACAGAAGATAAAAGAACTGTCGAAGGCAAGGGCATTGGGAGAAAATTGATTGATAGGCTTTGCCAAACTTACTCGTCTGAACTTGGTGATAAAAGGTTTGCCTATGATGGAGAGAGAACTTTGTATACAGTCGGTCCTTTGCCATTTGATAAGTTTGAGTTCAAAGTATTGCTTGAGGAATCATTTGCGAAGCA CCCTGGTGCTGATAATCCTGGTGCCAATGGAAGCCCTCATGAAGAAACCAAAAGGTCAAAGCATTCTTTTCAGTCCAAGGCATTCATAGTGGAGATAAGTTTCGCTGTCAAAATACCCCTGCGGTCCATTGCTCTTCCCCTAGAAGAGGTTGAGTCAGATACTAACTATCAGGATGCTTTGAGAGTGCTTGATATTGCACTGAGGCAGCAAGCAGCTAACAG AGGGTGTCTCTTGGTAAGACAATCTTTTTTTCAAGATGATGCAAGGAACTTCAGTGAGATCGGAGGCAATTTGATGGGAATTCGTGGTTTTCATTCTAGTTTTCGTCCAACGCTGGGTGGATTGTCTCTCAATATGG ATGTGTCCACAACAGTGGTCTTAAAAGCTGGACCTGTAATTGAATTTCTTCTTTATAACCAGAATGTGAAGGAAACCCGTTACATTGACTGGGCAAAG GCAAAAAAGGTGCTTAAAAATTTAAGAGTGCATGCAAAACATCGTAACCAGGAATTTAAAGTTTCCAGCTTGAGTGAGAAACCTTGCATTCAACAACT TTTTAGCATGAAGTTGAGGAATGATGATGACAAAAATCAAGGGGAGACAGTCAATATTACTGTATATGAGTATTTTGCTAAACACCACGGCTTGAAGCTGACCTCTTCTGCGTATCTTCCATGCCTTGATGTTGGGAAGCCAAACCGGCCTATTTATCTGCCTTTGGAg CTATGTTCTCTTGTTTCACTCCAGCGGTACACGAAGGCATTATCTCCAATTCAGAAAGCATCTTTAATTGAAAAATCACGCCAAAAACCTCAAGACAAGATTAAGACTCTGACAAAT GCTGTAGGAAATAATTCCTATGATCATGACCCTGTACTTGCTGCATGTGGAATTTATGTTGACAAGAAATTGACTGAGGTTGAAGGCCGTGTTCTTGAGCCACCAAAG ACACTGCTACAACCATCACACATTGATTACTGGGCTGTTGTCAACTTTTCTGCACGTTGTGATACCAGTTACTTATCGAGGGAGCTGATCAAATGTGGAATGAGCAAGGGCATT AATATTGAACGCCCATATACTTTAATAGAAGAAGAACCACTGATGAAAAAATCTAGTGCTGTTGCAAGGGTTGAAAAGATGTTTGAGCGGCTTACGTCAAAGCTGACAAGAGAACCAAAGTTAATTCTGTGTGTCTTGCCAGAGAAGAAACATTGTGAAATTTATG GGCCTTGGAAGAAGAAGTGTCTCAGTGATTTTGGTGTTGTCACACAGTGCATTTGTCCTCTCAAGATCACTGATCAATACCTTACAAATGTACTTCTTAAAATCAACTCTAAG CTTGGAGGAGTAAATTCTTTGCTGGCAATAGAGCACTCTGGGCATCTACCCCTGATTAAAGATACCCCAACAATGATTTTGGGAATGGATGTCTCTCATGGTCCTCCTGGTCAGTCAAATCTTCCATCGATAGCAGCA GTTGCAGGATCACGATGTTGGCCACTGATTTCAAGGTATAGAGCATCTGCAAGAACACAGTCATCTAAGGAGGAGATGATTGATGCCTTGTGCAAGCCTGTGGATGAAGAGAATGATAATGGTATTATCAG AGAATTGCTTCTAGATTTCTACGAATCAAGTGATAAATGTAAACCATCTCAAATTATTGTCTTCAG GGATGGAGTTAGTGAATCACAATTTAATCAGGTTTTGAATGTTGAGCTTAACCAGATAAAGAAG GCGTATGAACTTCTTGAGGCCGTCATTATTCCCAAGTTCACAGTAATTGTGGCGCAGAAGAATCATCATACAAAGTTGTTTCTAGCTAATGGTCCAGAAAATGTTCCTCCTG GGACTGTTGTTGACACAAAAATCACACATCCAAGGAATTATGATTTCTACATGTGTGCTCATCAAGGGATCCAT GGAACTTCCAAGCCTGTGCATTATCATGTGCTGCTCGACGAGATCGGTTTCTCGGTAGATGGCTTACAAAATTTGATCCATTCGCTGTCTTATGT GAACCAAAGGAGTACAATTGCAACCTCAATTG TGGCACCTATATGCTATGCACACCATGCTGCAGCTCAGATGGGGCAAATGTTAAATTTTGATGATTTGTCAGAAAAATCTTCAGATGTTACTTCAGAGGGAAACATTCCCATTCCAGAGCTTCCAAGGTTGCATAGGAATGTCAAGAGTACCATGTTCTTCTGTTGA
- the LOC107623396 gene encoding protein argonaute 16 isoform X1, whose product MEKMPGIAEADEPPTSPSLPDSPWPPTSPSLPDSPWPPASPSELNAVSDMETTQVPPTELSIISKKGFGTTGKRIQLLANHFKVDVTDPDAIFFQYSVAITTEDKRTVEGKGIGRKLIDRLCQTYSSELGDKRFAYDGERTLYTVGPLPFDKFEFKVLLEESFAKHPGADNPGANGSPHEETKRSKHSFQSKAFIVEISFAVKIPLRSIALPLEEVESDTNYQDALRVLDIALRQQAANRGCLLVRQSFFQDDARNFSEIGGNLMGIRGFHSSFRPTLGGLSLNMDVSTTVVLKAGPVIEFLLYNQNVKETRYIDWAKAKKVLKNLRVHAKHRNQEFKVSSLSEKPCIQQLFSMKLRNDDDKNQGETVNITVYEYFAKHHGLKLTSSAYLPCLDVGKPNRPIYLPLELCSLVSLQRYTKALSPIQKASLIEKSRQKPQDKIKTLTNAVGNNSYDHDPVLAACGIYVDKKLTEVEGRVLEPPKLKVGKNDDCFPNNGRWSFSKKTLLQPSHIDYWAVVNFSARCDTSYLSRELIKCGMSKGINIERPYTLIEEEPLMKKSSAVARVEKMFERLTSKLTREPKLILCVLPEKKHCEIYGPWKKKCLSDFGVVTQCICPLKITDQYLTNVLLKINSKLGGVNSLLAIEHSGHLPLIKDTPTMILGMDVSHGPPGQSNLPSIAAVAGSRCWPLISRYRASARTQSSKEEMIDALCKPVDEENDNGIIRELLLDFYESSDKCKPSQIIVFRDGVSESQFNQVLNVELNQIKKAYELLEAVIIPKFTVIVAQKNHHTKLFLANGPENVPPGTVVDTKITHPRNYDFYMCAHQGIHGTSKPVHYHVLLDEIGFSVDGLQNLIHSLSYVNQRSTIATSIVAPICYAHHAAAQMGQMLNFDDLSEKSSDVTSEGNIPIPELPRLHRNVKSTMFFC is encoded by the exons ATGGAGAAAATGCCAGGGATTGCAGAAGCTGATGAGCCACCAACTTCTCCTTCCCTACCAGATTCACCTTGGCCACCGACTTCGCCTTCACTACCAGATTCACCTTGGCCACCGGCTTCACCTTCAGAACTCAATGCAGTGTCTGATATGGAAACGACACAAGTGCCTCCTACAGAGCTTTCTATTATCAGTAAGAAGGGGTTTGGGACCACGGGAAAGAGGATACAATTGCTTGCCAATCACTTCAAAGTTGATGTTACTGATCCAGATGCAATATTTTTCCAATATAGT GTTGCTATTACTACAGAAGATAAAAGAACTGTCGAAGGCAAGGGCATTGGGAGAAAATTGATTGATAGGCTTTGCCAAACTTACTCGTCTGAACTTGGTGATAAAAGGTTTGCCTATGATGGAGAGAGAACTTTGTATACAGTCGGTCCTTTGCCATTTGATAAGTTTGAGTTCAAAGTATTGCTTGAGGAATCATTTGCGAAGCA CCCTGGTGCTGATAATCCTGGTGCCAATGGAAGCCCTCATGAAGAAACCAAAAGGTCAAAGCATTCTTTTCAGTCCAAGGCATTCATAGTGGAGATAAGTTTCGCTGTCAAAATACCCCTGCGGTCCATTGCTCTTCCCCTAGAAGAGGTTGAGTCAGATACTAACTATCAGGATGCTTTGAGAGTGCTTGATATTGCACTGAGGCAGCAAGCAGCTAACAG AGGGTGTCTCTTGGTAAGACAATCTTTTTTTCAAGATGATGCAAGGAACTTCAGTGAGATCGGAGGCAATTTGATGGGAATTCGTGGTTTTCATTCTAGTTTTCGTCCAACGCTGGGTGGATTGTCTCTCAATATGG ATGTGTCCACAACAGTGGTCTTAAAAGCTGGACCTGTAATTGAATTTCTTCTTTATAACCAGAATGTGAAGGAAACCCGTTACATTGACTGGGCAAAG GCAAAAAAGGTGCTTAAAAATTTAAGAGTGCATGCAAAACATCGTAACCAGGAATTTAAAGTTTCCAGCTTGAGTGAGAAACCTTGCATTCAACAACT TTTTAGCATGAAGTTGAGGAATGATGATGACAAAAATCAAGGGGAGACAGTCAATATTACTGTATATGAGTATTTTGCTAAACACCACGGCTTGAAGCTGACCTCTTCTGCGTATCTTCCATGCCTTGATGTTGGGAAGCCAAACCGGCCTATTTATCTGCCTTTGGAg CTATGTTCTCTTGTTTCACTCCAGCGGTACACGAAGGCATTATCTCCAATTCAGAAAGCATCTTTAATTGAAAAATCACGCCAAAAACCTCAAGACAAGATTAAGACTCTGACAAAT GCTGTAGGAAATAATTCCTATGATCATGACCCTGTACTTGCTGCATGTGGAATTTATGTTGACAAGAAATTGACTGAGGTTGAAGGCCGTGTTCTTGAGCCACCAAAG TTGAAGGTTGGAAAGAATGATGATTGCTTCCCCAATAATGGAAGGTGGAGTTTCAGTAAAAAG ACACTGCTACAACCATCACACATTGATTACTGGGCTGTTGTCAACTTTTCTGCACGTTGTGATACCAGTTACTTATCGAGGGAGCTGATCAAATGTGGAATGAGCAAGGGCATT AATATTGAACGCCCATATACTTTAATAGAAGAAGAACCACTGATGAAAAAATCTAGTGCTGTTGCAAGGGTTGAAAAGATGTTTGAGCGGCTTACGTCAAAGCTGACAAGAGAACCAAAGTTAATTCTGTGTGTCTTGCCAGAGAAGAAACATTGTGAAATTTATG GGCCTTGGAAGAAGAAGTGTCTCAGTGATTTTGGTGTTGTCACACAGTGCATTTGTCCTCTCAAGATCACTGATCAATACCTTACAAATGTACTTCTTAAAATCAACTCTAAG CTTGGAGGAGTAAATTCTTTGCTGGCAATAGAGCACTCTGGGCATCTACCCCTGATTAAAGATACCCCAACAATGATTTTGGGAATGGATGTCTCTCATGGTCCTCCTGGTCAGTCAAATCTTCCATCGATAGCAGCA GTTGCAGGATCACGATGTTGGCCACTGATTTCAAGGTATAGAGCATCTGCAAGAACACAGTCATCTAAGGAGGAGATGATTGATGCCTTGTGCAAGCCTGTGGATGAAGAGAATGATAATGGTATTATCAG AGAATTGCTTCTAGATTTCTACGAATCAAGTGATAAATGTAAACCATCTCAAATTATTGTCTTCAG GGATGGAGTTAGTGAATCACAATTTAATCAGGTTTTGAATGTTGAGCTTAACCAGATAAAGAAG GCGTATGAACTTCTTGAGGCCGTCATTATTCCCAAGTTCACAGTAATTGTGGCGCAGAAGAATCATCATACAAAGTTGTTTCTAGCTAATGGTCCAGAAAATGTTCCTCCTG GGACTGTTGTTGACACAAAAATCACACATCCAAGGAATTATGATTTCTACATGTGTGCTCATCAAGGGATCCAT GGAACTTCCAAGCCTGTGCATTATCATGTGCTGCTCGACGAGATCGGTTTCTCGGTAGATGGCTTACAAAATTTGATCCATTCGCTGTCTTATGT GAACCAAAGGAGTACAATTGCAACCTCAATTG TGGCACCTATATGCTATGCACACCATGCTGCAGCTCAGATGGGGCAAATGTTAAATTTTGATGATTTGTCAGAAAAATCTTCAGATGTTACTTCAGAGGGAAACATTCCCATTCCAGAGCTTCCAAGGTTGCATAGGAATGTCAAGAGTACCATGTTCTTCTGTTGA
- the LOC107621816 gene encoding L-type lectin-domain containing receptor kinase S.4-like, with product MMGTLLQLYPFLFLFLFLPILNTVLSQPQQLFYSGFNHIPGTNLSLTGIAKIDDKNGILKLTNETSRLIGHAFYPIPFQFKNNNGSRTFSFSSSFAIAIVPEYPKLGGHGLAFTISASMDTLKHALPSQYLGLLNSTNIGNFSNHLFAVEFDTVQDFEFGDINDNHVGININNLVSNVSCNASYYAEGEGEGRLENLNLKGGKPIMVWVDYDSVKSVISVTLSPSSTKPKKPTLSYSLDLSPIFHERMYVGFSASTGLLASSHYVLGWSFKINGTAPTLDLDSLPKLPGPKKKQTPMVVGVSVATSFIALFSLFLGFYLFWKIKNADVIEPWEHEIGPHRYSMIHKVYTHIKSSKQGLREFVSEIASIGRLRHRNLVQLLGWCRRRGDLLLVYDFMENGSLDKYLFDEPKTILRWQQRFKIIKDVASALLYLHEGYEQVVIHRDVKASNVLLDSEMNGRLGDFGLARLYEHGGHPSTTRVVGTLGYLAPELPRTGKATPSTDVYAFGALMLEVACGVRPVDPRKAQHEDLVLVDWVWKMYKEGKLIDVVDPNLNGDFDEREVVMVLKLGLMCSNGAPTSRPSMRQVTRYLDGENLLPDSLMKPHHNNQEGFDEFLNPFGSSFSSSDNIGMYASFPSFTNSPVFTPIGRRETS from the exons ATGATGGGCACCTTGCTCCAACTCTACCCTTTTCTCTTCCTATTCCTATTCCTTCCAATCCTAAACACAGTTttatcacaaccccaacaactcTTTTATTCTGGATTCAATCATATTCCTGGAACCAACTTATCCCTGACTGGAATAGCGAAAATTGATGACAAAAATGGAATCTTGAAGCTCACAAACGAAACAAGTAGATTAATTGGGCATGCCTTTTACCCAATCCCATTTCAGTTCAAGAATAACAATGGCAGCAGAACCTTCTCATTCTCTTCATCATTTGCAATTGCCATTGTTCCTGAGTATCCAAAGCTTGGTGGCCATGGCTTGGCTTTCACCATTTCAGCTTCCATGGATACTCTCAAGCATGCACTTCCAAGCCAGTATCTTGGCCTACTCAACTCAACCAACATTGGAAACTTCTCCAACCACCTTTTCGCCGTCGAATTCGACACTGTCCAGGACTTCGAATTCGGCGACATAAATGATAACCATGTTGGTATAAACATCAACAACTTGGTTTCCAATGTTTCTTGTAATGCAAGTTACTATGCCGAAGGCGAAGGCGAAGGAAGACTTGAAAATCTAAACCTTAAGGGTGGTAAACCAATCATGGTTTGGGTTGATTATGATTCTGTTAAGAGTGTGATAAGTGTTACACTCTCTCCTTCTTCTACAAAACCAAAGAAACCAACTTTGTCATATTCATTGGATCTCTCACCAATCTTTCATGAGAGAATGTATGTTGGATTCTCTGCTTCAACCGGTTTGCTTGCAAGCTCCCATTATGTCTTGGGTTGGAGCTTCAAGATCAATGGAACTGCTCCAACACTTGATCTCGATTCGCTTCCAAAGCTTCCGGGTCCCAAGAAGAAGCAAACTCCCATGGTTGTTGGGGTTTCAGTTGCTACTTCATTCATTGCTCTGTTTTCTCTGTTTCTTGGATTTTACTTGTTCTGGAAAATCAAGAATGCTGATGTTATAGAGCCATGGGAGCATGAGATTGGGCCTCACAGGTACTCTATGATTCATAAAGTCT ATACTCATATAAAGAGCTCAAAACAAGGTCTTAGAGAATTTGTGTCAGAAATCGCCAGCATCGGCCGGCTTCGCCACCGGAACTTGGTCCAATTGCTTGGCTGGTGCCGCCGCCGTGGCGACCTCCTACTTGTGTATGATTTCATGGAAAATGGTAGCCTAGACAAGTACTTATTCGACGAGCCGAAAACGATCCTAAGATGGCAACAAAGGTTCAAGATCATAAAGGATGTTGCTTCAGCACTTTTATATCTCCATGAAGGATATGAACAAGTGGTGATTCATAGAGATGTTAAAGCTAGTAATGTTCTTTTAGATAGTGAAATGAATGGAAGGCTTGGAGATTTTGGTTTAGCAAGATTGTATGAACATGGTGGTCATCCTAGCACAACAAGGGTGGTTGGAACATTAGGTTATTTGGCACCTGAGTTGCCAAGAACAGGAAAAGCCACTCCTAGCACTGATGTTTATGCATTTGGTGCATTAATGCTTGAAGTGGCATGTGGGGTTAGGCCTGTTGATCCAAGAAAGGCACAACATGAGGATCTGGTTTTGGTGGATTGGGTTTGGAAGATGTACAAAGAAGGGAAGTTAATTGATGTTGTGGACCCAAATTTGAATGGTGATTTTGATGAGAGGGAGGTTGTTATGGTTCTCAAATTAGGCCTAATGTGTTCAAATGGTGCACCAACTTCTAGGCCTAGCATGAGGCAAGTGACTAGGTATTTGGATGGTGAAAATTTGTTGCCTGATTCATTGATGAAGCCTCATCATAATAACCAAGAGGGTTTTGATGAGTTCTTGAATCCATTTGGGTCTTCTTTTAGTAGTTCAGATAATATTGGCATGTATGCTAGTTTTCCTTCATTCACTAATTCCCCTGTTTTTACTCCTATTGGTAGGAGAGAAACAAGCTGA
- the LOC107621210 gene encoding uncharacterized protein LOC107621210: MTDMGLMSYFLGIEVVQKDDGIFISHKKYANDILNKFQMGNSKPVPTPVEEKFKLLREDKGRTVNPTYYKGLLGSLRYLIATRPYIVFGVGFLSRFMEEPCTNHLQAAKRILRYIKGTLNDGIYYENTNEINLVGYIDSDWAGDIETRKSTSGFVFHLGSGAISWSSKK, translated from the coding sequence ATGACGGATATGGGCTTGATGTCTTACTTTCTTGGCATTGAAGTAGTTCAAAAGGATGATGGAATTTTTATTTCTCATAAGAAATATGCAAATGATATTTTAAACAAATTTCAAATGGGGAATTCAAAGCCAGTTCCTACTCCAGTCGAAGAGAAGTTCAAGTTGCTGAGAGAAGATAAAGGAAGAACAGTAAATCCTACATATTACAAAGGCTTGCttggaagtctgaggtatttaATTGCGACTAGACCATATATTGTATTTGGAGTTGGTTTTCTTAGCAGATTTATGGAGGAGCCTTGTACCAACCATTTGCAAGCGGCAAAAAGAATTCTTCGATATATCAAAGGTACTTTAAATGATggaatttattatgagaatactAATGAAATAAATCTTGTCGGTTATATTGATAGTGATTGGGCTGGAGATatagaaacaagaaaaagtactTCAGGGTTTGTATTTCATCTTGGTTCTGGTGCAATTTCATGGTCTTCGAAGAAATAA